A region of the Maniola jurtina chromosome 11, ilManJurt1.1, whole genome shotgun sequence genome:
ATACTCACAGTGACGGGGTCGGAGGTCTTGAGCAGGTCGACGAGGTGGTCGTGCGGCAGCGCCACGACGGCGGCGCGGCACACCTCCAGCAGGCGCGCGCCGCGCTTCACGCCCGCCTTGGAGGCCGCGCCGCCGCCCTCCACCGCCGTCACCAGCCCGTCTGCTTGCACGTGGAACCCTGACCAACCAAACTTATTTTATTCGAAAACAAGTTCAGTATCAATTGTAAAAACCGACAGGGTGGGTGTAAGCGCTTGCAATTTATACCCTGTTAAAAAATCTACACCGTGCGTAAATTTTTGCGCTTTACGTATATTATATACATTCATTAGATGATGCCGCCgacaacttcatccgcgtagttttaggtttttgagaatccggtggtaactctttgattttccgggacaaaaaatagcctatgtcctttccctcTATACATTCCTGCACGCGTTTCCGCGTCAATGAGGCATTGATAAGGGAGAATTTTCTCATAATTCTTCGCGGTGGCAGTAAATGCGCGTCACCCGCCGGCTTTACCTAGTTGCGAGGCGGCGCCGCGCTCAAGGGTGAGCTCGTCCAGCGCGTGCGCATGCTGCGGCGCGACGCTGGCCAGGCGCCGCAGCAGCCCGTCGCCCGTGGCCGCGCTCACCCGCACGCTCTCCCCGCGGTGGTAGTATATGCGCGTCCAACTGCCGCTCACCACCCAGCCTGAAAACAACAAAGCACTTACAGGTCTTCGCAAACCACTGCACTTCTCATACTTTGTAGGATATCACACTATATTTTGGATGATAGCGGGGACACTCTGCTAGCAGCCCGGTTTCGTCCGCAAACACTTGATGATACACCTACTCCCGGTCTCTATCCCTTTCTCGCACCTACTAAGTTAACGAATATTATGCGAGGAAAGCAACATTCATCAGTGTACTTACGGAAACTTAAGAAATTGTACTTATTGTATCTTTGCTTTATGCGTTTGGACGTTATGCGCTCTAATTTCGGGGaggaaaatgaaaaaatgaaatcgTCACCAAGGAAAGGActattttcggtttttttgttATTGGACTGATTTCTTTTGATTTTGGTCATTCCAGGCATAATAATTATAGGCATTTTccgcaatttgaatttttgaaaaaataaggATATCCGAAACTAATTGAActggtagattcacttgacaATTCGAAAGCACTTTGTAAAAGTTGATTTTGAAACTTTCTAATGTATAAAATGGGgaagaaaaataaatcaatcaagGAACAACAATTACCAAGCAGGGTAAGTGTAGGTAAAACTAGAATAATTTGTCTCGAGCTTTCTTCGACGATAACAATTGAGTCAGTCGATACTCccatgatgcagtctaatatggatCCACCCGCACCTTCATCCtggacttgtatctgaaaaataaatttttaattgaaaaatgcaatatagatattttaaaaactcaatGAAAAATGAGGTCTTATTCAACATTAATAAAGTAGACTAAAGTGCGGATAGATGCCACAGTGGGATAGACGCCACGCTTTCAAAAACCTAACTTTCCCAAATTGTAACAAAGatttaatagttttaataagtaaattacACACCACCCAGCTTACACCCCGCAGGTCACCGTGTGATCATCTGCGCAGCGAACGGTCGATAAtttccatccccgggatgtaagctaagcTAAAGATGTAGcaaaatcggctaaactgttgggccatgaaaagctagcagacagacacgcttactttcgcatttatagtattagtatgcaAGCATGAATCaacgtattattttaatactcaCGTGGTAGCACAATGCACCCCTGACAAGCACGTCGTTTGCACAATCTTCAACACGCGGAAATATAGTATTGTTGTTGGAATTATTTCCACTTTTCATTAATAATGACGAAAATATTGCTGAAACAGTGAAATTAAGcacgaaattaattttgaggGATGCAACAGTGAATCTTACAACACtatataatgcataaattttgagaaggacttcgtctgtgatggcgtttgctggcgcgcgtgctgtgcttgtttggagtgttttttttttgttaagagtggctggtttttgtgttagttggtgttttttggtggtggaactgactgggaagcgctctaaaggagcgccgcgcgtatgtcggcgggtgccggcgcagacggagtccatacttgtataaattcaataacttgaaaatatcacaaacttgacattggctaatcagagtaaagccagatataaagaaaaataaataaaaattttgagaactcactcgtcATTTTTGCTGTATGTGTcaactgtacttttgacatgacagttgacagataGAGTAAAAATGGCGAatgcgttctcaaaatgtacgcactatacAACTCTAAACAAAAGAATAACAAACGTGCAAACATGTTTTAATGATTCAGGGCCAAAACACACTCGATACATTTAGCATTCGTGAATCGCGACTGTTTTGATACTGCATTGCGTTTTGGCGACTTATTGCGTTGACATGACAGCTGACAGAGCCTCACTAAATTACTAAGATGTGCGGAGTGACGCTGCTTTTAGGTTACTAAAAAAACCTATAATATAGAAAAATAGAATGATGTTAAAAGTCTTAAGTGTGCTCCAGCCCTACAGGTATCATAAGTAAAAAATGTATCTTACAAAATTTCTGTCCTGTATCCACAGTAGTGGCAGAAACATAATTATTGGCGAGGTCTTTCAGGTACTCTTGTCTTGTACGCGTCGCCATCGTACTAAACTTAGGAGACTGGATGGCTGCATTTTCACCATTTATCACCTGAAAAAATACGACTTGGTTTGTTATGTAGTTCTTCGGATCAATTTTTTCAGATGAAACAAAActcaatacatatttttttattaaaacactagatgatgcccgtaactttATTTGGGTCAAACTCGTCAGGATAAatagtagcttatgtgttaagtTAGGGTATAAGCTATTTCCATTTCTAGCCAAATTGGTTTGATCATTGAGATGTGATTGAGTAACATCTGAATTTTCCacgtattttataatatctcccgacttcgtccgcataagTTACGCttctttgaaaaatcccgtgggaactctttgatttccgggataaaaagtatcctacaTCCGGGTTTCAGGCTATCTCTGTGTGGTGTtacaagctagcagacagactaaCTAACATACTTTCTCGTTTGTAATATTAGTTAGTTTTTTTACCTTACTCAGTAGCAAATCAGTGAAGGCTTCACCCTTGGGGTAGACCGCGCCATCTTTGATTGGCGGTCCAAATAAAGGCACTTCCTTAGCACGACTCACAGCTAAACTATAATGTGTGTTTTCAGTACACGGGTCTATCACTCTAACCACAACAAACACGTGCTGAAATTGAGACCGAATGTTGCGCGGAGTGAAAGGCGCCGCGCCCGGTTCTTGGAAGACTATTGTGACGATGTCGTTGCCGATGTGCCGTTTCCTCAACAGCTGCTGCCTGTTGTTTGGGGTGTACGGCAGCATCGTTGACACGTGGAACATTATCTCACAGCCTTGGTACGTTGTGTACACGGAGTACAGCCCGGTCGAGTCAGTCCGGTTGTCGAGACCAGCTTTATACTTGTCAAAGTCTTTTAACCGAACTGTTTGACCCAACATTTGGAGGAACTCGACGAACGCCGGTCCCGCCTCCTGGTTGTTGTACATTTCCTCTTCGGTAGATTGGCCACTCTTACAGTACATTACACCAACTTTGTAATGCCTGGTTACGCGTTGTTCGTCTAGCCGTAAAAGTTGTTCTTCTGCGCCACCATTAGTGATTCCGAGCCTGAAAGTAATAGTTTCATTAACTATGTATTATAACTACATTCTTTTAGGGTTCCCCTATAAGCTGTACACTGTACTATAGCAACATTTGTTTAGTAATAttgtcccgttggcacccttcaggtatagaaccctaaaaactactgTTTGAGAAATAAGTGATGATCACCAAATTTTTAGCAATTAGCATGGCTGTGGAAGAAGTCTCTTCTTTATTCTGTGGTCCAACCTTATGCATCCATTAGCATGTTATTggtaatgttattttattattgttgttgtatttatattgttatctttatgatttatcagttatcaaaataaaaatctaatgatttcgtaaaaaaaattaacaaataaacaTACCTTAAACAACCAAGTTGTAATTCAGGTGCAGCATATTCTAATACTTCTTTTGTGTTGTACGTAGCACTACTATTACTAGGTTTGCCGGTGGGTAAGGCATCCTCAAGGATGGAGCCTCTAAGTGTGAGCAGTTCTGAGGTTCGTATGATGAGACGGTATTGCCAGACGAGTTGCGAGACCGGCACAGACGCGTCGCCGTCACCCCTACGTAGCTCGATCCGTTCCTTTTTTATCGAAATCGCAACGGGACCTAAATTTTCATCCATGCCGAACCAGTTTTGGTGTGCTGTAAATTGATTTTCTTAAATAATTATCCATAACTACGAATATTATATGTACACAGTACAACTAACTAAGTATCAAATCTGTCGACTGACAGTGGAGTTCATTGTGTGCTCTGTAGTTGTTGAGCTAGCTGCTTCTAAACCAAATCTATCTGAGTTCTGTGTCATTACACCTACATTATACCTACCAGAAAGTCTAAGTTGGTGTTCACTACCAACGTAAAGATTTGACATAATACAAAAGTCAAAGTTATAGTAAGGCtgacatgaaataaatgaattgatCATTTCAAAAACTGCATAAGTCAGTCTTTTctcaaacattatttttatgcttCAAACACTTCCTCAAAGGTTGACACATATTATCCTGGGTGAAAACCATATAAGATGTATCCATCCTTTATAATGTTGAAACTGTAAGATATTTAGTCCAAAAAAGTCCTTCAAAATTCctttttacgttttttttaatgacacaatttttatttgattgatGATTGACTGACTTGGgtctcattcgcacgagagcttttttaacgtccgttaaaaaagctttcaaatagaacaaatacattcccaagtatctgttcacacgtcagcgcttttttaacgcgttttctattttcagcgcaacgccgggttttaacgcaacgcttatttaacgctcgtgcgaattagggcttaggaGGCTTTAGAACTGACTGattcaaattaattaatcttcTAAAATGTAAATTTACTTACGCTGTGTATAAAAGTAGTTCCTGTAGTATAGTGCCCCTAGATCTAGTCTTTCAATGGGCAACGGCGAACTTGATCTCACGAAAGGGCAGCCATGTCGCCAGTGACTCTGGTCTTTGGGAAACTCCAGGACTGAGAAGCCGTATGCAGCCCGGGGACGATGCCATCCTCCGAATTGACCCGGGATGGCCCCGCGAGCTGTGCGAGCACAGAGAGAAACGCAGCGCTCCTCTTCACCTGAAGAATAAATCATAAACAAATGAGAAAACAAAGCAGTTTTAgctctaatccatacttaatattataaatgcgtaagtatgtctgtatgtctgtctgtatgtctttctgtctgtctgctaccttttcacggccaacaatgtaaccgattctgacgaaatttggtacagggttagcttatatcccggggatggacataggctactttttattcaggaaaatcaaagagttcccacaggattcctaaaggcacttaaccgatttgtatgaaaagtaccgaagtagcttgcatccctgtaattgaaacaggcaactttttatcccggaaaatcaaacaattcccacgggatctataaaaatctaaatccacgcgaacgaaatcgcgggcatcctctagttcaataataaagtttttgaaatattacTTTAATGCAGAGTATTAATTTGTctagtttaagtttttttaaagtatcaGTTACTTTTAATAAGTTAAACTCCAGTTAGGCGGTCAACAAAATCTGTACAAAAAATAAGAGGTTTTAGCTTTGTTTTTTCCCCCTTTTCAATCATTAGCGGCATACTAAAACAACAATCTTACGCACAAACCCTTGGTAAAATCCTATTGCATGATTCACAAACCAGTTCAATACACTCCTCTATAGGACGACTAActtgattattattttgcaaTCTTTTGAAATTGAGAGATTCTTCAATGGactttacaataaaactagctgatgcgcacgacttcgttcgcgaggatttaggtttttaaaaatctcgtgggaacttgatttttttgggataaaactAGCCTATGCCACTTTCTAGATCTTCAAGTACCTATACCATATTCATATACCTAAATCAGAAAATCTTAGCAAAATCTTTATGGGTCATTATTTACatgtcattatattattatgtataatacgcgtcaggtcgagatggcaatcggggtatgaggcgggggggatGCACAcccacgtcacccgcgctatcccgcaccgggttagcgtggAGGCTGTCGggcggaatttaatttatttactagctgttgcccgcgacttcgtccgcgtctcGCGGGAACTTTCTTTCCAGTGGATTtcccaaaaaaaatctttaatataaccttatttatatttatattgtttatTGCAGCCCTAAGCCTAAGACTTTTTACACCACTACAAGTAGAAATAATGTCCAGGTTGGCAGAAGAAAGAGGATAGAGTCAGTAGCCTAAGTTTTGCAAAGACAGCAAGAAAAAAACCACTATCTTCTTGGGTATTTGCAAGAgcaatttctttttatttactagtaataattaagtacttaattgtaCTTACTTTTGAATCCTCAAATGCATTTACCacaggttcggaatgcctttcctaccataGAGATATAGatcgaaatctatagagcgcactttgactttgcttagactaaagTTCCagtaaaaacgagacagacttatgccagcggtatgacgctatctcgttttgacagtgtcttaagtctgagctaagtcaaagtgcattCTATAGAATGCACTTCGAACGAATgagatctatagatctcagccataGTTTTACCAATATCTGTATGGACTAATCAGactaatataatttactagcaacctgccccagcttcgcacgggtggacatttattttttctattttccgggataaaatatagcctatacggattcggaagaatcccgctaagtaatggtaaaagaaattttgaaattggtccagtagtttttgagcctattcaatacaaacatacaaaaatacaaaaatacaaaggtttcctctttataatattagtatagattaatagaTACCTAAACAATATGTCAAGTTAATGGTTTATTTcaaatgttttcataatttataCAAAAGAATGCAAGATGATAGAATTATGCACATTTTGCTAATGCATGACTGGTTTGGTGCTATTATACATACAAGCAGATATGATGTTATTGACTTGTACTTAGCAAGAATGGTGCTTGAAAATGAAAGTTGATACAGATGTGAGCAAATTATTTTCTAATAGAAGACActaaaataattgttattaagTAGATCTAATGAAGACACAAGCTAGGCATTTGAATGTTATACAATTAtatcaaataaattatatcaatcgtataatttattatagtttttaccaatttaattatttaagtgaTCCTCATACTAGTTACTgaatataagtatattttgaataaaattgatTATAGTAGCAAGATAATTGATTAATGATAATgcctttaaatataaataatgataGACCAGTAAGTACCCATCATTACAAGATACAAAACTACATAATGTTAAACATTGAAAATTCTTATATCTACACATACTTAAAGGCCTTAATCATGTTATGGAGTCACCTAGTTCCCATACAACAGTGCCATAGCTGTATAAGAAAATTGTTTGTTCACATGTTTTTATGACTGAACATGACTATTATTTCTGTGTACTTGATTGCAGTTACATTTTGCAGTATGACAATGCTACTTGTATTATGATTGGAattttcattcataataatatttagttataaatattacctactaagaTAAGAGTATTTATGTCTAAAAAGACATTTTAgatataaatgtttaaaattaagAATATTTTGAATGACACCATTtaactatatttattataattaatgcaaaagtgtgtttgttgattagtccttcaatcacgccacagtGGAGCAATGAATTGACTTGAATTTTATAGGATACAGTTGAAGACAGggagagtaacatagactacttttatcctggaaaatcaaagtccctacaggatttttgaaaatctaaaccTATGCAGACAAACTCGCGCGCATTAGTTAGTATTCTAAAGTATTTAATTACATGTAATATTATGGGAAGTTTGCGAGCCAAATTAAAAACACAATTTGTCAGCCTTAGAAAAATAAGTGGTAGATGCTGAAGTTTTTAAAATGGCAAACAGCATTAAATAATCtggtttaaaattattttaggtGCAAGGATACATTGATGAATGTAAAAttgtcatcataatattatcttttgtATCCTTCCTTTTCACTGAAATGCAATATCATCCCTGTAGAGCGCAAAGACACAAGTTGCTACTGTGCAGCAACTCATTGAGTCACCCAGGAGACTGGCTACACTGGCTACACAATTTCTATATAAATTAGATTCTAGCAGTCACCGTCCGTTAGCTGTCGGGCGCCTAGTCGACCATGTGTAATGGGTCTAAATGTacttaataagaaaaggactgattaacttatttttatttcaaactcTGAAACCTcatgactttaggtgccagtcttgCACATAGTTGGGACCCCTTGCGGCTGAAGCATTTTGCCCTTCTTGTCCTCTATTGTTACCCCACTGATACGACTACATCTAGAGTatgtttatgtatttatattttattaaataaaaatatcttacccCCTAATTCATTTCTGAAGAATGGACAACTTTCCAGCAATTCATTGGACCGTCCATCACCAGTGTCGGGGACAGCATCTTCGCCTGGCGGTAAACCACGTGTTGCAAGCAAAGATGCAGCTGATGCTCCAGTGGTTGTGTTACGACGTCTGCTCAAAAGTGCTCCACGAATTTCAGCTGCATAACTCAAATTGGCCATAAGTGACTGACAATCATAATGTGCAAATTGCTTTCTTTTGTTGGTATCTGCGACTGATGATATAATTCCATCTGTATCTGGTCTAGTAATGACCGCAGCAGTTCCGCCCCAAAACTTATTCAACTTAAGACGAGGCTTAGGACTCACAGTGGCTCGTGGAGTCGGCCCGTCTGCGTGGTCTCCCGCCAAAACTTCAGAGAAACGATCAGTTACACGGCTTAACCCGGACGGTCTATCGGGTGCGTTTAATCCACTGTAATTGTGTACCATCGCGGGGAGCCGTTCACTAGTACCTCCGATCACGTCAATTGACCCATGACTTCCATATTCGCGCCGCAAGCCGTTTCCTGTAGGGTGCTCTGCGTATATCAAGTCAAGGCTTGAATTGCTACGGTACATAGCATCTCGAATTTCTTTTCTTCTAAGTTGATCCGGAGCATACATGGCATTATTTTGACACTACTTAAAAATCGTATTTCCCCGTTTACAGTGTTCACATGggatatttttttccaaataagactaataataatttcatgcaaatacttagttaaaaattaagtttaaactTGTTTTCTCGTAATTACAGTTAAGTTAGAAAGTGGCACAAAACACTTCACAACTGTGAAAAGTAACatgtacaaattaaatgtactaaaataaaaaactattttataaaaatattgtatatatAAGAATGAATAAAAATCACTTTCGATACATCTGCAGTTCATTGAATGAGCACAAAAAATCAcggaaaaattgaaaaaaatattattgcgaATTAGTGATGCACCACAGATTCACCACAGACGTAGTATCCTCTATTAATCTGTGCTCATATTATTAGGGATGCACGATCCGATGACCGATCCAAGTCTTTACAGTATCGATACAAACGAATACGATACGTACTTGGATCGATACAAAGTAGTTACAAAGATATCGGTATGATATCGGGATTATTGGGTTGGTATAACATGACGTATCACTAGACATTGTCATATAATGCATGATCATTTATCAATCATATTTTACATTATCATGATTGTTCATTTTAATTGCAAAATGAGAAAGGGCCTTACCTATTTGCTCTATGATTAGCACTGAACTCTACCTGTTGTGACTTGTGACCTGAGTTTTGAGATGATAGGGAGAGATGATTtcgttgaaatttttttttgaaagacgATAACAAGTaactaaaataaagttaaaaaagtaaaaaaagtttaaaaattctCCGCTATTTGTAACTCTCAGTTTTCTAGAAAGACTCTAAAATAGAAGAATGGCTCCAATCAATAAACCAAAGTGCTATTTTTGTGAACCTAATATTAAAATCTATTAGGCTGCGATACGATATCGACATTAATCGTATTCGAACGATTCTACTTAGGTCCCTATAATAGTTTTGTATCTCATCGCATAACGGCATAGCGGcattttcttataaaattttaatggttccgtaccctaagggtgccaacgggacccttactaagcctccgctgtccatccgtccgtctgtccgtctgtctgtcagcgggctatcgTGAACTGTAAAGGTACAGTACGATAAGGCTCTTTTGGTGCGTGGCCAAAATTGGAAATAAAGCTGCCGTCTTGAGAAGTGCTCTTgcttgttgatagttcgctgcAGGCAGCAGGTGGTTCtctgtgtcggcataaagctacaacagcgccctcactgaagtgccaaaagagccttgtcggactgtagagAGCAcgtagtgtttttttttctctcgtctggctttacaaagattagccaatgtcaagtttgtagttatttgtaacaagttagttaaactatacaagtatggaccccataaaaatattatgatggaccccgtctgtgccagcccacgtagtgattacatactcgaGAGCCAAGCtcgagagttgaaattttcacagaatgtgtttgacaaaaacaaaatatagtaaattttttgaaaaatggccacgaagaaaattaaaaaaaattaaagtagttTCTTGCACAATAGTACGAAAGcgttcgtgtgcgagtccgattcacacttgcccgattttttttgtttgtttgtctgtattTGTGTATTTCTCTAgactaaaactgatttttgcGGGAATTAATATACGATTCCCTATTAATCAGTGTATCCCTATTAATATTGCATAGAATATAGCCACCGAAGCGGAGATGGGTCAACTGTGGGTCAACTCATTTCATGTCTCTATCTCCGCTTCACTACGGCGCCCTCCCCTCCTCTTCTCCTCTAAACGGTTAAAATATACATTCCACTAAattgttacaaaaataaaagactAGAATTAAATTACATAGGTAGTTTATTTCGCAGTTTCAATTCTAAcgaaaaaaagattccgacgaattgagaacctcctcctttttgaagtcggttaaaaacaaatataggttactattttaataagtaggtgggtatacctataatataattttgcaTAAAGTAGATATTTAGTACTTATCTATAATTGAAATTACTTACAGAACGAGAGGGAGTGTTGCAGGTACCAATTCTTTAGTGGCcgataaaaatatatgaatcACGTGATATAGGTGATAGGATTCATCAGATGATATTTTTATCAcctatcatcatcgtcatcatcatcaaccaacataggtaggtctcttgtaaggacttccacacgccacggtcttgcaccgcctgaatccagcggctccctgcgactcgatTAATGTCGTTCGTCCACCCAGTGCAAGGTATTTCAACGCAGCGCTTTCCAGTGCGTgcgggaccccaacgtctatcggtttttcgaactatgtgctttatcacccattaccacttcagcttcgtaaccaGCTGAGCTATATctgttctcctgcggatctcctcatttctaattcaaattcaaaatgtttttattcaattaaacttttacaagtgcttttgaatcgtcaaaaaaatctaccactggttcggaataccgttcctaccgagaagaaccagcaagaaactcggcggttgctcttttcaagtacatttCTGATTTGTTCACGTGCAGAAACTGCAAGcactctctccatcgcccgatGAGTGACTATGAGCTGTCAATATTGTGTCAATATTATGAGGCCCATAGATAGCGGCCAattgtctcggatccatattatgtcatcactggcaacacgcactgttcgaagttTGGCGGCTAACCTGCCGTACGTAAgtatacaaaattataatattttaagtaaattcTTGCGTGCTTTCTCGTAACTTTGCGAGGTCGGAaagttgaaattatttttcttgctcCTTGCTAGTTTTGTCTCCCAAATCCGACTTAGACGAACCCTGTGTCGTAGCTAGCGATGTCTGAAAAAAACAAGGATCATAAATATGTATCTATCTATTACCAGTATAAATATCTAAGTATtcttacctattataaatgcccCAATCCCTATCCTTTTAACTTTAATCTTTAACTGATACTGATAACTGACTTTAACTGATAACTgacttttaatttaactttaactGATAAACGATTTTGAcaatttataagtaggtatatcccAGAGCCGGatatataggctattttttattcaggaaaatcagtttccacgaggttttggaaaacctaaatccacaccgaGGGCATATTCTagtcttaaataaaatattattaaatcataatcaattttattttcatattacaAGTACGTCAGGCTGTAGGTATGCACTAATTATCTAATGGATTCAAAAAGAAATGGTGCTCGCTTTA
Encoded here:
- the LOC123869338 gene encoding signal-induced proliferation-associated 1-like protein 2 isoform X2 → MYAPDQLRRKEIRDAMYRSNSSLDLIYAEHPTGNGLRREYGSHGSIDVIGGTSERLPAMVHNYSGLNAPDRPSGLSRVTDRFSEVLAGDHADGPTPRATVSPKPRLKLNKFWGGTAAVITRPDTDGIISSVADTNKRKQFAHYDCQSLMANLSYAAEIRGALLSRRRNTTTGASAASLLATRGLPPGEDAVPDTGDGRSNELLESCPFFRNELGGEEERCVSLCARTARGAIPGQFGGWHRPRAAYGFSVLEFPKDQSHWRHGCPFVRSSSPLPIERLDLGALYYRNYFYTQPHQNWFGMDENLGPVAISIKKERIELRRGDGDASVPVSQLVWQYRLIIRTSELLTLRGSILEDALPTGKPSNSSATYNTKEVLEYAAPELQLGCLRLGITNGGAEEQLLRLDEQRVTRHYKVGVMYCKSGQSTEEEMYNNQEAGPAFVEFLQMLGQTVRLKDFDKYKAGLDNRTDSTGLYSVYTTYQGCEIMFHVSTMLPYTPNNRQQLLRKRHIGNDIVTIVFQEPGAAPFTPRNIRSQFQHVFVVVRVIDPCTENTHYSLAVSRAKEVPLFGPPIKDGAVYPKGEAFTDLLLSKVINGENAAIQSPKFSTMATRTRQEYLKDLANNYVSATTVDTGQKFSIFSSLLMKSGNNSNNNTIFPRVEDCANDVLVRGALCYHIQVQDEGAGGSILDCIMGVSTDSIVIVEESSRQIILVLPTLTLLGWVVSGSWTRIYYHRGESVRVSAATGDGLLRRLASVAPQHAHALDELTLERGAASQLGFHVQADGLVTAVEGGGAASKAGVKRGARLLEVCRAAVVALPHDHLVDLLKTSDPVTVRLTFAEGARCECQSACGEAWAQQPARRRLSPPRSDTSGYGTGGSGRSTTSGGGNGGSSEVRRRSHEGASPRHSRRPRSTATSSLTEELMRLMDAELGESRGVSVVEGNGGPGAGGGAPLPLPDASALDWAALVHTATRAMLQICEEHQYQSIDTADPASESTADVGLDTWAEVPINDTTESTSSPVVSSTDRGSAGVAHNCGCGLAQRVAALEADAVSAQRHRHHLEEEVRRLRRLNGRLREESARAVWQLRHFTQWFKRTVDKQ